Proteins from a genomic interval of Cuculus canorus isolate bCucCan1 chromosome 19, bCucCan1.pri, whole genome shotgun sequence:
- the REXO4 gene encoding RNA exonuclease 4 produces MAKQSAAEPAGLGEDRKKKRRRRKGRKAGGGEAQGPAAPAAPPRSPQEFSSNWKALQELLKQKENGSDKPLSTCQTSTKKKQLLKAGKSQEVAAVNGNGNVVHSKSTNKTDSGSAKDSLPLSKPKSTEVTTDKNLNGTKSNGKGCKAKKKNDILKEKGDIKHKRRKAEEHTEQQPTEAEIWFDDVDPKDIEAAIGPEAAKIARRNLGLETDQSKQSLEQVLVKEKASEGLTRAVAMDCEMVGVGPKGEDSIVARVSIVNQFGKCIYDKYVKPTEEVTDYRTAVSGIRPENIKTGEDFKTVQKEVANILNGRILVGHALCNDLKVLFLDHPKKKIRDTQRYKPFKQRVKHSRPSLKLLCEKLLNIQVQTSEHCSIQDAQAAMKLYTLEKKKWEAAVKNKFNNKSSKS; encoded by the exons ATGGCGAAGCAGAGCGCGGCGGAGCCCGCGGGCCTCGGGGAGgacaggaagaagaagaggaggaggaggaaagggaggaaggctGGCGGCGGGGAAGCGCAGGGTCCCGCCGCGCCGGCCGCtcccccccgcagcccccaggAGTTCTCCTCCAACTGGAAGGCGCTGCAGGAG ctactgaaacaaaaagaaaatggctcTGACAAGCCCCTCTCTACATGTCAAACATCCaccaaaaagaagcagctgctcaaagcagggaAAAGCCAAGAAGTTGCAGCTGTCAATGGCAACGGGAATGTGGTACATTCCAAATCCACAAATAAAACGGACAGTGGTTCTGCTAAAGACAGCCTTCCTTTGTCAAAGCCAAAATCCACGGAGGTCACAACAGATAAGAATTTAAATGGCACcaaaagcaatggaaaaggCTGCAAAGCGAAGAAGaagaatgatattttaaaagagaaaggtgATATAAAACATAAGAGgaggaaagctgaagaacatACAGAGCAGCAACCCACAGA GGCTGAAATCTGGTTTGATGACGTTGATCCAAAAGATATTGAAGCAGCAATAGGACCTGAAGCAGCAAAGATTGCTCGAAGAAATTTGGGACTTGAAACAGACCAATCCAAACAGTCTCTGGAGCAGGTGCTGGTTAAAGAAAAAGCTTCGGAAGG GCTGACACGAGCTGTGGCCATGGACTGTGAGATGGTGGGAGTAGGACCCAAGGGTGAGGACAGTATCGTGGCTCGTGTGTCCATCGTCAATCAGTTTGGGAAGTGCATTTATGACAAGTATGTCAAGCCTACAGAGGAGGTGACTGATTATAGAACAGCTGTTAGTGGGATACGCCCAGAGAACATAAAAACAG GTGAAGATTTTAAAACCGTCCAGAAGGAGGTTGCCAACATCCTGAATGGAAGGATTTTAGTTGGACATGCCTTATGCAATGATCTAAAG GTTCTATTTCTTGATCATCCTAAGAAGAAGATACGTGACACACAAAGATACAAGCCTTTTAAGCAGAGAGTCAAG cATTCACGGCCATCACTGAAACTGCTGTGTGAGAAGCTACTAAATATTCAAGTGCAGACATCGGAGCACTGCTCG ATTCAGGATGCGCAAGCAGCCATGAAACTCTACAccttagagaaaaagaaatgggaagctGCTGTTAAGAATAAATTTAACAACAAAAGTTCTAAAAGTTAA